Proteins encoded within one genomic window of Cellulomonas xiejunii:
- the recR gene encoding recombination mediator RecR, translating into MYEGAIQDLVDELGRLPGVGPKSAQRIAFHILAADPADVRRLADALSEVKLRVQFCEICGNVAQEPQCRICRDPRRLLTTICVVEEAKDVVAIERTREFRGRYHVLGGAINPIAGVGPDDLRIAQLMRRLADGAVTEVILATDPNVEGEATATYLARLLVPMGLTVSRLASGLPVGGDLEYADEVTLGRAFEGRRRLSA; encoded by the coding sequence GTGTACGAAGGCGCGATCCAGGACCTGGTCGACGAGCTCGGGCGGCTGCCCGGGGTCGGCCCCAAGAGCGCCCAGCGCATCGCGTTCCACATCCTCGCGGCGGACCCCGCGGACGTACGCCGGCTCGCGGACGCGCTGAGCGAGGTCAAGCTGCGCGTGCAGTTCTGCGAGATCTGCGGCAACGTCGCCCAGGAGCCGCAGTGCCGCATCTGCCGTGACCCGCGCCGGCTGCTGACGACCATCTGCGTCGTCGAGGAGGCCAAGGACGTCGTCGCGATCGAGCGCACGCGGGAGTTCCGTGGCCGGTACCACGTGCTCGGCGGGGCCATCAACCCGATCGCGGGCGTCGGGCCCGACGACCTGCGTATCGCGCAGCTCATGCGGCGCCTCGCCGACGGCGCGGTCACCGAGGTCATCCTCGCCACCGACCCCAACGTCGAGGGCGAGGCCACGGCCACCTACCTGGCGCGGCTGCTGGTGCCGATGGGCCTGACGGTCAGCCGGCTCGCGTCCGGCCTGCCGGTGGGCGGGGACCTGGAGTACGCGGACGAGGTGACCCTCGGCCGCGCGTTCGAGGGCCGCCGGCGCCTGAGTGCATGA
- a CDS encoding DUF5063 domain-containing protein, giving the protein MTTDDERPVADADLREIADAVASEARGFLTTVTEVAAGSAPDASLPLLLLALSDLLAAGARLGATTDVVPPSRFEPDVGPDADLEPLRANLANLFDGIDEYVEVVDPLLGAEVEEATISGDLVAIVGALTQGLAHHERGHVLEALWWWQFSYLSDWGERAASTLRAIQTILAHVRLDVEDDVAAEAEYDALQP; this is encoded by the coding sequence ATGACCACCGACGACGAACGGCCCGTGGCGGACGCGGACCTGAGGGAGATCGCGGACGCCGTCGCGTCCGAGGCCCGCGGCTTCCTCACGACGGTGACGGAGGTCGCGGCCGGCTCGGCGCCCGACGCGTCGCTGCCGTTGCTGCTGCTGGCGCTGTCCGACCTGCTCGCGGCCGGTGCGCGCCTCGGCGCGACGACCGACGTCGTCCCCCCGTCGCGCTTCGAGCCCGACGTCGGCCCGGACGCGGACCTCGAGCCGCTGCGCGCGAACCTCGCGAACCTCTTCGACGGCATCGACGAGTACGTCGAGGTCGTGGACCCGCTGCTGGGCGCGGAGGTCGAGGAGGCGACGATCTCCGGTGACCTCGTCGCGATCGTCGGCGCGCTCACCCAGGGGCTGGCGCACCACGAGCGCGGGCACGTGCTGGAGGCGCTGTGGTGGTGGCAGTTCAGCTACCTGTCCGACTGGGGCGAGCGGGCCGCCAGCACGCTGCGTGCCATCCAGACGATCCTCGCGCACGTCCGTCTCGACGTGGAGGACGACGTCGCGGCCGAGGCGGAGTACGACGCGCTGCAGCCCTGA
- a CDS encoding FtsX-like permease family protein — protein MRVNPVLALAPRLQRAAGRDSRTTTVLAVTAFAVSTALTLSVVAALLGFIDRAAHPVTDLEREAGGFYVTLAVTATILLVVPLLTLGGAAARLGVARRDARLAALRLLGATPREVVGLTLVETALQGLAGAVAGTALYGVLLGVWTQIPFQGRPFTVGELWVGVPVVLLTWLAVPLLAAVSGAVSLRRVVVSPLGVAQRVARPGLKAVRVVVAVLAFGAFMVVSVVGQALAAAFVGIMLAGLAVAFLTMNAVGPWALGVLGRVRLRLARTPEQLLAARRLLDDPRAVWRVVGGLGLASFVAGCLAVVPLLAGGPGGSPEDAIVSADLLTGSLLTLAITFLLAAVSAGIAQAAAVLDRRRELSLARLAGVPTDLFDRVRRREVLVPVLVVSVGSALAALVMFFPLFGLAALTAPQGLLLLVGSLTVGVGLVVAATEATRPLLHRVLADTVVRAD, from the coding sequence GTGAGGGTCAACCCCGTCCTCGCGCTGGCACCGCGCCTGCAGCGCGCCGCAGGACGCGACAGCCGCACGACCACCGTCCTGGCCGTCACCGCGTTCGCGGTGTCGACGGCCCTGACGCTGTCCGTCGTCGCGGCGCTGCTGGGGTTCATCGACCGGGCCGCGCACCCCGTGACCGACCTCGAGCGCGAGGCGGGCGGCTTCTACGTGACGCTCGCGGTGACCGCGACGATCCTGCTGGTCGTGCCGCTGCTCACCCTCGGTGGCGCGGCCGCACGGCTCGGCGTCGCGCGGCGCGACGCCCGGCTGGCGGCGCTGCGGCTCCTGGGCGCCACCCCGCGCGAGGTGGTCGGCCTCACCCTCGTCGAGACCGCCCTGCAGGGCCTGGCCGGTGCGGTGGCGGGGACCGCGCTGTACGGCGTGCTGCTGGGGGTGTGGACGCAGATCCCCTTCCAGGGGCGGCCGTTCACCGTCGGGGAGCTGTGGGTCGGCGTGCCGGTCGTGCTGCTCACGTGGCTCGCGGTGCCGCTGCTCGCGGCGGTCAGCGGTGCCGTGTCGCTGCGGCGCGTCGTCGTGTCGCCCCTGGGGGTCGCGCAGCGCGTGGCGCGTCCGGGGCTCAAGGCCGTGCGCGTCGTCGTCGCCGTCCTGGCGTTCGGGGCGTTCATGGTGGTGTCGGTCGTCGGGCAGGCGCTCGCCGCGGCGTTCGTCGGCATCATGCTCGCGGGCCTCGCGGTCGCGTTCCTCACGATGAACGCGGTCGGGCCGTGGGCGCTCGGCGTGCTCGGGCGCGTGCGGCTGCGCCTCGCGCGGACGCCCGAGCAGCTTCTCGCGGCGCGACGGCTGCTCGACGACCCGCGTGCGGTCTGGCGCGTCGTCGGCGGGCTGGGGCTCGCGTCGTTCGTCGCGGGGTGCCTCGCGGTCGTGCCCCTGCTCGCGGGTGGTCCGGGAGGCAGCCCCGAGGACGCGATCGTCTCGGCGGACCTGCTCACGGGGTCCCTGCTCACCCTCGCGATCACGTTCCTGCTCGCGGCCGTGTCCGCGGGGATCGCGCAGGCCGCGGCCGTGCTGGACCGGCGGCGGGAGCTGTCGCTCGCGCGGCTCGCCGGTGTGCCGACCGACCTGTTCGACCGTGTGCGACGGCGCGAGGTGCTGGTGCCGGTGCTGGTCGTGTCGGTGGGGTCGGCGCTCGCCGCGCTCGTGATGTTCTTCCCGCTCTTCGGTCTCGCTGCGCTCACCGCGCCGCAGGGCCTGCTGCTGCTGGTCGGGAGCCTGACGGTGGGGGTCGGGCTGGTCGTGGCCGCCACGGAGGCGACGCGCCCGCTGCTGCACCGCGTCCTGGCGGACACGGTCGTCCGTGCCGACTGA
- a CDS encoding DNA polymerase III subunit gamma and tau gives MTTALYRRYRPESFAEVIGQDHVTAPLRQALRSGQANHAYLFSGPRGCGKTTSARILARCLNCAEGPTDTPCGVCPSCVELARGGSGSLDVVEIDAASHGGVDDARELRERATFAPARDRYKVFILDEAHMVSPQGFNALLKIVEEPPPHVKFIFATTEPDKVIGTIRSRTHHYPFRLVPPDVLVPYLEQLCATEGVPVGSGVLPLVVRSGGGSVRDTLSVLDQLIAGSGDAGLDYEGAVALLGYTHASLLDDLVDAIAARDGASAFRVVERVVATGHEPRRFVEDLLERLRDLIVIAASGDAADAVLRDLPADQLDRMRRQSTHLGASELSRSADLTNAALTEMVGATSPRLHLELLMARLLLPSVDDSRTGLGARIDRLERGLPAAGAAPGAHVPAAPASAARVEEPRAATAPAATPVPVVRPEPAAVRAEAPAAEVSTAAHATAASPAAVDPAGRARPTGGRDGADEPQGRPDGPGAPGEVRTPPTTAAAQPSTPPEPSTPSPSAAPAQPPTPAQPPTPAPGAVAAAADTEMLRRRWPDVLTTLRRLRLPSWALVNQHAQVLELDATTLRLGFAQPGLVTTFRNSNHGDVVARALSETLGVTARVEAVLDEPGGASARPAAAPSSEVPQVPGTISRERAAASWDVPAAAPEQDGQRAVPVVAPPGGRPAADGAGRDRPGRPAGAGEAAPADDPAGDGSSDRPVPPWEPEPGEGAAARTQAPGSGGQGARTGEAPVVVHPDDDIPPGDEPDDPWRNGPPAARSGGTSAAPAAAGRPASGGPGAGGTAAPGRGTARERGIAAARAAAAQSRGRMSEPDEPSPDDPTIGQSGLVGVPLVAQVLGGRVIDEQIDV, from the coding sequence GTGACGACAGCGCTGTACCGCCGCTACCGGCCCGAGTCCTTCGCCGAGGTGATCGGGCAGGATCACGTGACCGCGCCCCTGCGGCAGGCCCTGCGGTCGGGCCAGGCCAACCACGCCTACCTGTTCTCCGGGCCGCGCGGCTGCGGCAAGACGACGAGCGCACGGATCCTCGCGCGGTGCCTCAACTGCGCCGAGGGGCCGACCGACACCCCGTGCGGCGTGTGCCCGTCGTGCGTCGAGCTCGCGCGCGGCGGCTCCGGGTCGCTCGACGTCGTCGAGATCGACGCGGCCAGCCACGGTGGTGTCGACGACGCCCGCGAGCTGCGCGAGCGCGCGACGTTCGCCCCCGCGCGGGACCGCTACAAGGTCTTCATCCTCGACGAGGCGCACATGGTCTCGCCGCAGGGCTTCAACGCGCTGCTCAAGATCGTCGAGGAGCCGCCGCCGCACGTGAAGTTCATCTTCGCGACGACGGAGCCCGACAAGGTCATCGGCACCATCCGCTCCCGCACGCACCACTACCCGTTCCGGCTCGTCCCGCCCGACGTGCTCGTGCCCTACCTCGAGCAGCTCTGCGCGACCGAGGGCGTGCCCGTGGGCTCCGGCGTGCTGCCGCTCGTGGTGCGCTCGGGCGGCGGGTCCGTGCGTGACACGCTGTCGGTGCTCGACCAGCTCATCGCGGGCTCGGGCGACGCCGGCCTCGACTACGAGGGCGCCGTCGCGCTGCTCGGCTACACGCACGCCTCGCTGCTCGACGACCTGGTCGACGCCATCGCCGCACGCGACGGGGCGTCGGCCTTCCGCGTCGTGGAGCGCGTCGTCGCGACGGGCCACGAGCCGCGACGGTTCGTCGAGGACCTGCTGGAGCGGCTGCGCGACCTCATCGTCATCGCCGCGTCGGGCGACGCGGCCGACGCGGTCCTGCGCGACCTGCCGGCCGACCAGCTCGACCGCATGCGACGGCAGTCGACGCACCTCGGCGCGTCCGAGCTGTCCCGTTCGGCCGACCTGACCAACGCCGCCCTCACCGAGATGGTCGGTGCGACGTCACCGCGCCTGCACCTCGAGCTGCTCATGGCCCGGCTGCTGCTGCCCAGCGTGGACGACTCGCGCACCGGCCTCGGGGCGCGGATCGACCGGCTCGAGCGCGGGCTGCCCGCGGCCGGAGCCGCGCCGGGCGCGCACGTTCCCGCGGCGCCTGCGTCCGCAGCCCGGGTCGAGGAGCCGCGGGCGGCGACCGCACCCGCCGCGACGCCCGTGCCGGTGGTCCGCCCCGAGCCCGCAGCCGTGCGCGCCGAGGCGCCCGCGGCCGAGGTGAGCACAGCTGCGCACGCCACCGCTGCGAGCCCTGCCGCTGTGGACCCTGCCGGCCGTGCGCGCCCGACGGGCGGTCGAGACGGTGCCGACGAGCCGCAAGGGCGTCCGGACGGTCCCGGTGCCCCGGGCGAGGTCCGGACCCCGCCGACCACGGCCGCCGCCCAGCCGTCGACCCCGCCCGAGCCGTCGACCCCGTCCCCGTCGGCGGCGCCCGCCCAGCCCCCGACGCCCGCCCAGCCCCCGACGCCCGCACCCGGCGCCGTCGCGGCAGCGGCGGACACCGAGATGCTGCGCCGCCGCTGGCCCGACGTGCTGACGACGCTGCGGCGGCTGCGGCTGCCCTCGTGGGCGCTCGTCAACCAGCACGCGCAGGTCCTCGAGCTCGACGCGACGACGCTGCGGCTCGGGTTCGCGCAGCCCGGCCTCGTCACCACGTTCCGCAACAGCAACCACGGTGACGTCGTGGCCCGCGCGCTGTCGGAGACGCTCGGGGTCACCGCACGCGTCGAGGCCGTGCTCGACGAGCCCGGCGGTGCGTCGGCCCGTCCGGCGGCCGCGCCGTCGTCCGAGGTGCCGCAGGTGCCCGGGACGATCTCGCGCGAGCGAGCGGCCGCGTCCTGGGACGTCCCGGCGGCCGCACCGGAGCAGGACGGCCAGCGCGCCGTGCCCGTTGTCGCGCCGCCCGGTGGCCGTCCCGCTGCCGATGGTGCCGGCCGCGATCGCCCGGGTCGTCCGGCCGGTGCCGGCGAGGCCGCGCCCGCGGACGACCCCGCCGGTGACGGGTCCTCGGACCGGCCGGTGCCGCCGTGGGAGCCCGAGCCCGGTGAGGGTGCGGCCGCCCGGACGCAGGCCCCCGGCTCGGGTGGTCAGGGCGCGCGCACCGGCGAGGCCCCGGTCGTCGTGCACCCCGACGACGACATCCCGCCGGGTGACGAGCCCGACGACCCGTGGCGCAACGGCCCGCCGGCTGCCCGCTCCGGCGGGACGTCCGCCGCCCCGGCCGCTGCCGGACGGCCCGCGTCGGGTGGTCCCGGCGCCGGCGGAACGGCCGCACCCGGCCGTGGGACGGCCCGCGAGCGCGGCATCGCGGCCGCCCGTGCGGCGGCCGCACAGTCGCGCGGCCGGATGTCGGAGCCGGACGAGCCGTCGCCCGACGACCCGACGATCGGCCAGTCCGGGCTCGTGGGCGTCCCCCTGGTGGCCCAGGTGCTCGGCGGGCGCGTCATCGACGAGCAGATCGACGTCTGA